A genomic window from Aquila chrysaetos chrysaetos chromosome 9, bAquChr1.4, whole genome shotgun sequence includes:
- the GGT5 gene encoding glutathione hydrolase 5 proenzyme, giving the protein MSTGKICCLVLLTLGVLAVVVALVVILTQPKCGPQRYLHGAVAADTETCSVIGRDILKSGGTAVDAAIAGLICTSVMNPQSSGLGGGVIFTIYNASTGTVEVINARETVPREFPRNLLSHCAGIPIGSLWIAVPGELRGYEEAHKRYGRLPWKALFEPTIKLLSEPLLISPVMDKMIRHPQFSRVGKSLCPLICDGQSFLKLGDTFRWPALQQTLKAVAENGATAFYGGQIGKALVEDIRKAGSNISLEDLQAYKAEVSSALNITLNNHTTVFSPGPPMGGAVLMFILKILEEYKLHEASLATPEEKVETYHRIAEALKFGNMLKPHMSDPAFSKAQVTAGNMLSDKTAELVRRRIDTRGDHPLNHYNFLESFYNHSYKSKGTSHISVLAADGSAVSATSTINFPFGSFVYSNQTGIILNNELADFCMANRSIKPGERPPSAMAPSILISKTGDMLVIGGAGGTRIISATTMAIINKLWFGYDLEHAISAPIMHTEGASILFEKHFSEEVRSGLLRRGHKEKLNEFAMNVVQGISKEGKCISAYSDKRKLGKSAGY; this is encoded by the exons GGACATCCTGAAAAGCGGAGGCACAGCTGTGGATGCTGCCATCGCTGGCTTGATCTGCACCTCGGTGATGAACCCTCAGAGTTCAGGCCTGGGTGGTGGGGTCATATTTACCATCTATAATGCCAGCACAG GGACGGTCGAGGTGATCAACGCCCGCGAGACAGTCCCACGAGAGTTTCCGCGGAATTTATTGTCTCACTGTGCTGGTATCCCCATTG GTTCCCTCTGGATTGCTGTACCAGGAGAACTTCGTGGGTATGAAGAAGCCCATAAACGATATGGCCGCTTACCATGGAAAGCCCTATTTGAACCAACCATCAAGCTCCTTTCAGAGCCACTTCTAATTTCCCCGGTTATGGACAAAATGATCCGTCACCCACAATTCTCCAGAGTAGGAAAAAGTCTGTG CCCACTGATATGTGACGGTCAAAGCTTTTTGAAGCTTGGAGACACCTTCAGGTGGCCAGCGCTGCAGCAAACACTGAAAGCTGTAGCGGAAAATGGAGCTACAGCATTTTACGGGGGACAGATAGGAAAAGCCCTGGTGGAGGACATTAGGAAGGCCG GGTCCAATATCTCACTGGAGGACCTTCAGGCATACAAAGCAGAGGTGTCCTCAGCTCTGAACATCACCCTGAACAATCACACCACAGTGTTTTCTCCTGGACCGCCCATGGGAGGTGCTGTGCTCATGTTCATCCTCAAGATATTGGAAG AGTATAAACTCCATGAAGCATCACTCGCGACACCTGAGGAGAAGGTAGAAACCTACCATCGCATTGCAGAGGCCCTGAAGTTCGGCAACATGCTAAAACCCCACATGAGTGACCCAGCCTTCTCCAAAGCTCAG GTGACTGCGGGGAACATGTTGTCTGACAAGACTGCTGAGCTTGTCAGACGCCGAATAGATACCCGTGGTGACCACCCACTCAACCATTACAACTTCCTAGAGTCCTTCTACAACCACAGCTACAAAAGCAAGGGCACAAGCCACATCTCTGTGCTCGCTGCAGACGGCAGTGCCGTGTCCGCCACCAGCACCATCAACTTCCC GTTTGGCTCCTTTGTGTATTCTAACCAAACTGGGATCATTTTAAACAACGAACTCGCTGATTTCTGCATGGCAAACAGAAGCATTAAACCAG GTGAGAGGCCTCCTTCAGCAATGGCGCCTTCCATTCTCATCTCCAAGACAGGAGACATGCTGGTGATCGGAGGAGCTGGCGGGACCCGGATTATCAGTGCTACTACTATG GCGATTATAAACAAGCTGTGGTTTGGCTATGACTTGGAACACGCCATTTCAGCTCCCATCATGCATACCGAAGGTGCCAGTATCCTGTTTGAGAAACATTTCAGTGAG GAGGTTAGGAGCGGCCTGCTGAGAAGAGGACataaagaaaagttaaatgaatTTGCAATGAATGTTGTGCAGGGAATTtccaaggaaggaaaatgcatcTCTGCTTACTCTGATAAAAGGAAGCTGGGGAAGTCAGCTGGATATTAG